A window of Paenibacillus polygoni contains these coding sequences:
- a CDS encoding hemolysin family protein has protein sequence MDIVTITNLLILLILIGLTAFFVASEFAVVKIRMSQIDQLIGEGNKKAVLAKKVVADLDYYLSACQLGITVTALGLGALGKPTVERLLYPLFDYLHVPESIASAASYAIAFIFVTFLHVVVGEMAPKTVAIQYAEKITMLLAAPLYWFGKVMYPFIWALNGASRVLLRAFGVKPAGHDQAYSEDELRIIMNQSYEGGEINQTKLAYMENVFSFDERVAKDIMVPRTELITIDQDMEYVDIIPVLDQYNYSRYPVIEAGDKDRIVGVVNVKKMLPYIVAKKESKLSDFIRELPYVVENTRIQDAMIKMQQQQVHMAVVIDEYGGTSGILTMEDILEEIVGEIRDEFDADEVADIQKTGEHEYLINGRILLNELEKQFGFIFEGDEEVDTIGGWIQYHKGTTVETGDVIEHGEFAWTVAEMDNFQIKQVILQRVHHN, from the coding sequence TTGGACATTGTAACCATTACAAATTTATTAATACTTCTTATATTAATTGGACTCACTGCTTTTTTCGTTGCCTCCGAATTTGCTGTTGTTAAAATACGTATGTCTCAGATCGACCAACTCATTGGCGAAGGCAATAAAAAAGCAGTCTTGGCGAAGAAGGTCGTCGCGGATCTAGATTATTATCTTTCAGCCTGTCAATTAGGTATTACGGTTACGGCGCTCGGACTTGGGGCTCTAGGAAAACCGACGGTGGAACGCTTATTATATCCATTATTTGATTACTTGCATGTACCAGAATCGATCGCTTCTGCTGCTTCTTATGCGATTGCTTTTATTTTCGTAACCTTTCTGCATGTGGTAGTGGGAGAGATGGCACCGAAGACAGTAGCGATTCAATACGCTGAGAAGATAACCATGCTGCTTGCTGCACCCCTTTATTGGTTTGGTAAGGTGATGTATCCATTCATTTGGGCATTAAATGGGGCGTCACGTGTCCTTCTTCGTGCTTTTGGTGTTAAGCCTGCGGGGCATGATCAGGCCTATTCGGAAGATGAGCTGCGAATTATTATGAATCAAAGTTATGAAGGCGGCGAGATTAACCAGACGAAGCTTGCCTACATGGAAAATGTTTTTTCTTTTGACGAGCGCGTTGCCAAAGACATCATGGTTCCTAGGACGGAACTGATTACTATAGATCAGGATATGGAGTATGTAGATATCATTCCTGTTTTAGATCAATACAATTATTCCCGTTATCCTGTCATTGAGGCAGGGGACAAAGATCGGATTGTTGGGGTCGTGAATGTGAAGAAAATGCTGCCCTATATTGTTGCTAAAAAAGAAAGCAAGCTCTCTGATTTCATTCGGGAACTCCCCTATGTTGTTGAAAATACAAGGATTCAGGATGCCATGATTAAAATGCAACAGCAACAAGTGCATATGGCCGTCGTTATTGATGAATATGGAGGTACATCCGGCATCCTTACCATGGAAGATATATTAGAAGAAATTGTAGGCGAAATTCGTGATGAATTTGATGCGGATGAAGTAGCGGATATACAAAAAACAGGGGAACATGAGTATTTGATTAACGGTCGTATCCTCCTGAACGAACTGGAGAAGCAGTTTGGTTTCATCTTTGAGGGCGATGAAGAGGTGGACACCATTGGAGGTTGGATTCAATATCATAAAGGTACGACGGTTGAGACCGGTGATGTGATTGAACATGGAGAATTTGCATGGACTGTCGCAGAGATGGATAACTTTCAGATTAAACAAGTTATTCTTCAGCGTGTTCATCATAACTAG
- a CDS encoding hemolysin family protein has translation MDGIIALNLVLVAVFIGLTAFFVGAEFAILKVRMSRIEQLIADGNKKAITAKKVAHDLDYYLSACQLGITITALVLGALGEPTVEKILHPIFDHFDVPAALATVLSYTIALAIITFLHVVIGELAPKTLAIQFAEKMTLLLATPLYWFGKVMYPFIYALNGSARILLRIFGVKPAGHDTVYSEEELKLIVNHSYERGEINQIELDYLENIFAFDERLLKEIMIEREQIVTLSRGMSLNEMMEVLNQNEYTRYPVIEEGNKHRFIGFINTKEMLTSMAAGRECRMGEFIHDMPCFSQNASIKDVLIKMQQSRVHIAAVTNEEGITTGLVTMEDILEEIVGDIRDEAVLI, from the coding sequence TTGGACGGAATAATTGCGTTAAACTTAGTTTTGGTCGCTGTATTTATTGGACTCACCGCTTTCTTTGTCGGAGCGGAATTTGCAATTCTTAAAGTACGGATGTCCAGGATCGAACAACTGATTGCGGATGGGAATAAGAAGGCGATAACTGCCAAAAAAGTAGCACATGATCTTGATTATTATCTATCAGCCTGTCAGCTCGGTATTACCATTACTGCGCTTGTACTTGGTGCGCTGGGTGAACCGACGGTTGAAAAAATACTGCACCCGATATTCGATCATTTTGATGTACCAGCAGCTCTAGCAACGGTGCTATCATACACCATTGCCCTCGCTATTATTACATTTTTACATGTTGTTATCGGTGAATTAGCACCTAAGACACTAGCTATTCAGTTTGCAGAAAAGATGACATTACTACTTGCTACACCGCTTTATTGGTTCGGTAAAGTCATGTATCCGTTTATTTATGCACTGAATGGTTCAGCTCGGATCTTGCTTCGTATATTTGGGGTGAAACCTGCCGGCCACGATACCGTGTATTCGGAAGAGGAGCTCAAGCTGATTGTGAATCATAGCTATGAACGTGGAGAGATCAATCAGATAGAACTGGATTACCTGGAGAACATTTTTGCATTTGATGAGCGATTGCTTAAAGAAATTATGATCGAACGCGAGCAGATCGTTACTTTAAGTCGCGGAATGTCCCTTAATGAGATGATGGAAGTTCTAAACCAGAATGAATACACGCGGTATCCTGTTATCGAAGAGGGAAATAAACATCGATTTATCGGATTTATTAACACGAAAGAAATGCTGACAAGTATGGCTGCAGGAAGGGAATGTAGAATGGGTGAATTTATCCATGATATGCCTTGCTTCTCGCAGAACGCTTCAATTAAAGATGTTCTTATAAAAATGCAGCAAAGTCGTGTTCATATCGCGGCTGTTACAAACGAAGAAGGAATTACGACAGGGCTTGTTACGATGGAAGATATCTTAGAAGAAATTGTAGGGGATATTCGTGACGAAGCGGTGCTCATCTAA
- a CDS encoding ring-cleaving dioxygenase produces the protein MYTIAGHHHISMLTKDAKENNQFYTKVLGLRRVKKTVNQDDPGMYHLFYGDLTGSAGTELSFFEMPRVGSTIRGTNSISQIGLLVPSYESLVFWKNRFEVLEVQHGEITQYAGKDALHFQDNEGLRMVLLNNDGLETPEYWSAWKDSVVPVEHRILGLGAIELTVRYADRLDKTLKELLGYVEASRSEHEVVYQSVAGQSFGEIVVKQQEGPIEKPGKGSIHHIAIRVKDEEELRYWDRVINEQGFRTSGIVDRFYFQSLYFRESNGILFEMATDGPGFTADASVESLGEGLDLPPFLEERRAEIEANLQPID, from the coding sequence ATGTATACGATTGCAGGTCATCATCATATTTCTATGCTCACAAAGGATGCGAAAGAAAACAATCAATTTTATACAAAGGTACTCGGTTTACGAAGAGTGAAAAAGACGGTTAATCAAGATGACCCTGGTATGTATCATCTTTTTTATGGGGATCTAACAGGAAGTGCAGGAACAGAACTATCTTTTTTTGAAATGCCTCGTGTAGGCAGTACGATTCGTGGAACGAATAGCATTAGCCAGATTGGACTGCTTGTCCCATCCTATGAGAGTTTGGTTTTTTGGAAAAATAGATTCGAAGTACTTGAGGTACAACACGGAGAAATCACCCAATATGCGGGGAAAGACGCACTGCATTTTCAGGATAACGAAGGTCTCCGAATGGTGCTGCTGAACAATGACGGATTAGAAACTCCTGAATACTGGTCAGCATGGAAAGATTCTGTGGTGCCTGTAGAGCATCGTATATTGGGGCTGGGTGCGATTGAATTAACCGTACGTTATGCAGATCGATTAGACAAAACCTTAAAGGAACTCCTCGGTTATGTAGAGGCATCTCGTTCGGAGCATGAAGTAGTGTATCAATCCGTAGCCGGACAGTCCTTTGGAGAAATTGTAGTGAAACAGCAAGAAGGACCTATAGAAAAACCGGGAAAAGGCAGCATTCATCATATTGCGATCCGTGTGAAGGACGAGGAAGAATTGCGCTATTGGGATAGGGTTATTAACGAACAGGGATTCCGCACTTCAGGGATCGTAGACCGCTTCTACTTCCAAAGTTTATATTTCCGTGAATCGAATGGGATTTTATTTGAAATGGCGACCGATGGTCCTGGATTTACAGCAGATGCAAGTGTAGAGTCGCTTGGAGAAGGACTGGATCTGCCTCCTTTCTTAGAAGAGAGACGTGCCGAGATTGAAGCGAACTTGCAGCCCATCGATTGA
- a CDS encoding LLM class flavin-dependent oxidoreductase encodes MEQYRIDTNKGIEFGLYSIGEHLIDPMTGKRIPAQQRIHELIEASQLADEAGLDVFAVGESHQNYFTTQAHTVILGAIAQATKHIKIASSATVLSTSDPVRVYEDFATLDLISGGRAEIVAGRGSRVGAYSLLGYDVQDYEELFEEKMELLMKLNEEEFVTWEGQFRAPLKHAGILPQPLHGQMPIWRAVGGPPASAIKAGRAGVPMMLTTLGGPAINFKHSVDAYRMAAEESGFDPETLPVATTSLFYTAKDSQDALRDYYPYLNAGMRALKGSGYPKQQFTQAIDYRDALMVGSPEQIIEKMLYQHELYNQQRFMAEIDFGGMPMDKVMKNIELIATVIMPAVKKYTAK; translated from the coding sequence ATGGAACAGTACCGGATAGACACAAATAAAGGCATTGAATTTGGATTATATTCCATTGGTGAGCACTTAATTGATCCTATGACAGGGAAACGTATTCCTGCGCAGCAACGCATTCATGAACTGATTGAAGCGAGCCAATTGGCGGATGAAGCGGGACTTGATGTTTTTGCCGTAGGGGAAAGTCACCAGAACTATTTTACGACACAAGCACATACCGTCATTTTAGGAGCAATTGCACAAGCTACGAAACATATTAAAATAGCGAGTTCAGCAACCGTACTCAGTACCTCTGATCCTGTTCGTGTGTACGAAGATTTTGCAACGCTCGATTTAATATCAGGCGGACGTGCCGAGATTGTTGCAGGGCGCGGATCAAGAGTGGGAGCGTATAGTTTACTTGGGTATGATGTTCAGGACTATGAAGAATTGTTTGAAGAGAAAATGGAACTGCTTATGAAATTAAACGAGGAAGAGTTCGTTACATGGGAAGGTCAGTTCAGAGCACCGCTGAAGCATGCAGGGATCTTACCACAACCACTCCATGGTCAAATGCCGATATGGCGGGCAGTAGGCGGACCTCCAGCGAGTGCAATAAAAGCGGGACGTGCAGGAGTTCCGATGATGCTGACGACGCTTGGTGGACCTGCGATAAACTTCAAGCACTCCGTGGATGCCTACCGTATGGCTGCAGAAGAGAGTGGTTTTGATCCTGAAACCTTACCTGTAGCAACGACAAGCTTGTTCTATACTGCAAAGGATTCACAGGATGCACTTCGTGATTATTACCCTTACCTTAATGCAGGGATGAGAGCACTGAAAGGGAGTGGCTATCCGAAGCAGCAATTCACACAAGCAATAGATTACCGTGATGCACTAATGGTGGGCAGCCCAGAGCAAATCATTGAAAAAATGTTGTATCAACATGAATTATATAATCAACAACGTTTCATGGCCGAAATTGATTTTGGTGGAATGCCAATGGATAAAGTAATGAAAAACATTGAACTGATCGCAACCGTAATTATGCCGGCTGTTAAGAAATATACAGCAAAATAA
- a CDS encoding glycoside hydrolase family 127 protein, giving the protein MNKVSSAFQSQPLPLKNIAINDSYWTPYVELVKNTVIPYQWDALNDAIPDAEPSRAIRNFRIAAGLEEGEFHGFVFQDTDLYKWLEAVGFSLSTSPDPDLTKIADEAIDLIAAAQDEDGYINTYFMVAAPDKRLTNLHDCHEFYTAGHLIEAAVAYYEGTGKTKLLDVAKKFADFICLTYGPEPGQIRGYDGHQEIELALIKLYQVTGDTKYLDLSSFFIDERGQKPSFFREEWERRGRKSFWTGDVVQKHFPSLEYWQAHKPVREQEVAVGHAVRAVYMYTAMADLAILNGDQELLNACKRLWNNIVHKQMYVNGSIGSTHHGEAFTFDYDLPNDTNYSETCASIGLIFFARRMLQAEMKGEYADVMERALYNTVTAGIAEDGKHYFYVNPMEVWPEASKGNPGKHHVKAVRQKWYGCACCPPNVARLLSSLGSYIFTSSEDTLYTHLYIGNETQVVLGSSKATIELTSELPWKGLASLQIQAVEGDGIFTLAVRVPSWSQDTSFSVNGEEITAEIRDGYAYFKRTWKQGDQLSIHFDMQARRLYSHSNVRANAGRVALQRGPLVYCLEEMDNVSPLTSVRLPADAEIREVTGIWNDEVVFLEMDGIRQEEDTEHKDTLYSTAPPKQEAQRLLAVPYTLWGNRTPGEMQVWIREQS; this is encoded by the coding sequence ATGAATAAAGTATCCAGTGCGTTTCAATCTCAGCCTTTACCGCTAAAAAATATAGCCATTAACGATTCCTATTGGACTCCTTATGTTGAACTTGTTAAAAATACCGTTATCCCTTATCAGTGGGATGCACTCAATGATGCAATTCCTGACGCTGAGCCAAGCAGAGCGATTCGTAACTTCCGCATTGCTGCCGGACTTGAGGAAGGTGAGTTCCATGGCTTTGTCTTTCAAGACACTGATCTATACAAATGGCTCGAAGCCGTTGGCTTCTCTCTATCCACTTCTCCAGACCCTGATCTTACCAAAATCGCTGATGAAGCCATTGACCTGATTGCCGCTGCACAAGATGAGGACGGTTACATTAATACCTATTTCATGGTGGCTGCTCCAGATAAACGGCTGACCAATCTGCACGACTGTCATGAATTTTATACGGCAGGTCATTTAATTGAAGCGGCTGTTGCCTATTACGAAGGTACGGGTAAAACCAAACTTTTGGATGTAGCAAAGAAATTCGCTGATTTCATCTGCCTTACCTATGGGCCAGAGCCCGGTCAAATCCGAGGATACGATGGTCATCAGGAGATTGAGCTTGCTCTCATTAAACTGTACCAAGTAACGGGTGATACAAAATACCTCGATCTCAGCTCTTTCTTTATCGATGAGAGAGGTCAAAAGCCAAGTTTCTTCCGCGAAGAATGGGAGCGCAGGGGACGGAAGTCTTTCTGGACGGGCGATGTTGTACAAAAACATTTTCCAAGCCTCGAATACTGGCAGGCGCACAAACCGGTTCGGGAACAAGAAGTAGCGGTAGGCCATGCAGTCCGGGCAGTTTACATGTATACTGCAATGGCCGATTTAGCCATTCTTAACGGGGATCAGGAACTGCTGAATGCTTGTAAAAGATTATGGAATAACATTGTCCATAAGCAAATGTATGTGAATGGCAGCATTGGTTCAACCCATCACGGGGAAGCCTTTACTTTTGACTATGACCTTCCTAATGATACGAACTATTCCGAAACCTGTGCATCCATTGGCCTTATTTTCTTTGCTAGACGCATGCTTCAAGCAGAGATGAAAGGGGAATACGCAGATGTGATGGAACGCGCACTCTACAATACGGTAACGGCCGGAATCGCTGAGGATGGAAAACATTATTTCTATGTAAATCCGATGGAAGTATGGCCGGAAGCAAGCAAAGGAAATCCAGGCAAACATCATGTGAAGGCGGTTCGTCAAAAATGGTATGGCTGTGCTTGCTGTCCTCCTAACGTTGCCCGTTTGTTATCTTCCCTTGGCTCATACATCTTTACATCAAGCGAGGATACGCTTTATACCCATCTATATATCGGCAATGAAACACAAGTTGTGCTTGGCTCTAGCAAAGCGACGATTGAGCTTACAAGTGAATTACCTTGGAAAGGACTAGCGAGCTTACAGATCCAAGCAGTAGAAGGTGATGGAATATTCACTCTAGCTGTACGTGTGCCATCCTGGTCTCAGGACACCTCCTTCAGCGTGAATGGAGAAGAAATCACGGCGGAAATCCGTGATGGATATGCTTACTTCAAACGCACATGGAAGCAAGGCGATCAGCTGTCCATTCATTTTGATATGCAAGCACGGCGTCTGTATTCTCATTCAAACGTGAGAGCAAACGCAGGCCGTGTAGCCCTTCAGCGCGGTCCGCTCGTTTATTGTCTGGAAGAGATGGATAACGTCTCTCCACTGACATCCGTTCGTCTGCCGGCAGATGCTGAGATTCGCGAAGTAACCGGCATATGGAATGATGAAGTTGTATTCCTTGAAATGGACGGCATCCGCCAAGAAGAAGATACAGAACATAAAGATACGCTCTACTCTACTGCACCGCCGAAGCAGGAAGCCCAGCGGCTGCTGGCTGTTCCATACACATTATGGGGCAACCGTACACCAGGTGAGATGCAGGTTTGGATTCGAGAACAGTCTTAA
- a CDS encoding helix-turn-helix domain-containing protein, with protein MNLLSLYLQQPYTFVMGGRFLSDESWSHMDRTIEDYELIIGVSGVIFIEVNGLMYEVKEGDVLLLEPGERHRGYKLSQPGVSFYWFHFLLPEQAPSDVAESYGQIPRYARCPNPNRVHILARQLLHAGSGGYRIGRAGDYFLTTLLIELAEQLQDADEYSALNPQLPELLEWIRLHAQSEDISVEKIADQMGYNKDYLSRMFKKRFGVGVLGYIHRLKLDAAKEALTGTNLHIKEVAALVGIKDDKQFAKWFKRLAGVTPTSYRREFRLTKLNKE; from the coding sequence ATGAATTTGTTATCTCTTTATTTGCAGCAACCGTATACTTTTGTGATGGGAGGACGCTTCTTATCGGATGAATCCTGGTCTCATATGGACCGGACGATCGAAGATTATGAACTGATTATTGGCGTATCCGGGGTGATTTTTATCGAAGTAAATGGGTTAATGTATGAAGTGAAGGAAGGGGATGTGCTGCTGCTTGAACCTGGAGAAAGACACCGTGGGTACAAGCTTTCCCAGCCTGGAGTTTCATTTTACTGGTTTCATTTTTTATTACCTGAACAAGCACCCTCTGATGTAGCAGAATCATACGGACAAATTCCAAGGTATGCAAGATGCCCAAATCCAAACCGAGTGCATATTTTAGCACGTCAGCTTCTGCATGCAGGGAGCGGCGGGTACCGAATAGGGAGAGCAGGAGACTATTTTCTGACCACTCTTCTCATTGAACTCGCAGAACAGCTTCAAGATGCAGATGAGTATTCGGCACTGAATCCGCAGCTCCCCGAACTTCTCGAATGGATTCGTCTGCATGCACAAAGTGAAGATATTTCAGTAGAGAAAATAGCAGATCAAATGGGATATAACAAAGATTATTTATCTCGTATGTTTAAGAAAAGGTTTGGAGTTGGTGTGCTGGGTTACATTCACCGATTAAAGCTCGATGCAGCCAAAGAAGCACTGACAGGTACAAACTTACATATTAAAGAAGTTGCCGCGCTCGTTGGTATAAAGGATGATAAACAGTTTGCCAAATGGTTCAAGCGCTTGGCCGGTGTGACGCCTACATCATACCGAAGGGAATTCCGTCTGACCAAGCTGAATAAGGAGTAA
- a CDS encoding DUF6953 family protein, producing MSYTAEQVAEWMVEEIRFKGNLYQEDAIRYVREHFGEEFVFVNENGNASLEKEVKKAFRKLHKGRIAWDRDGFMWGWT from the coding sequence ATGTCATATACAGCTGAACAGGTAGCCGAATGGATGGTAGAGGAAATTCGTTTTAAGGGGAATTTATATCAAGAAGACGCCATTCGCTATGTACGGGAACATTTTGGAGAGGAATTCGTATTTGTTAATGAGAATGGAAATGCCTCACTAGAGAAAGAAGTGAAGAAAGCTTTCCGTAAACTTCATAAGGGACGAATCGCCTGGGATCGTGATGGATTTATGTGGGGCTGGACCTAA
- a CDS encoding hybrid sensor histidine kinase/response regulator — translation MIKDKSRFFQNFEEAASHIIDVLKSLIQAETIFIATNDGVTNKILKAFNRAEILVQEGVSLPCKQSYCSLVGREPVVISSTLEHPITKELDITGQIGNHSFVGVPISYKSGRLFGTLCVLDSSSAVIKDEDIQTLSSMAMFLSYIIELERIIDLEVKRNEMLYRDKKEFELKVQKLRNEVQMADQMTQHKSEFLAMITHELRNSINGTIGMSDLLETTELSEQQQEYMDLLKSSNNSLLSLVNNILDYSKIEAGKAVLEEDPFDLVSTVEDAIYTVAPRTLGKPVEVILDVAPDIPTYLLGDAEKIRQILLNFLSNAVKFTHEGEILVCLRLLNSSDEDQVYIQITIQDSGVGIAEEKISQLFQYYYQAHENDHIHHYGGTGLGLAIAQNLVNMMDGSIEVESKVSEGTKISIILGFKEYAGYDNLPFSSSVLKQMKILIIDDNETSRQSLGRLLKSWGIEQTEVASTAEAMIHIQSGLTYDLLLMDISIEESSDIRAYLGEDVPIGLLAPIGTTLNAEQKKKYAFLTFKPFRRLQLYNALIACQTKKLTANL, via the coding sequence ATGATCAAGGACAAATCACGTTTCTTTCAAAATTTTGAAGAGGCTGCTAGTCATATTATTGATGTGTTGAAGTCTCTGATCCAAGCAGAGACTATTTTTATAGCTACGAATGATGGTGTAACGAATAAAATATTGAAAGCTTTTAACAGAGCAGAGATCCTCGTACAGGAAGGGGTTTCGCTTCCTTGCAAGCAATCGTATTGCAGTTTGGTTGGCAGAGAACCGGTTGTTATTTCGAGTACTCTGGAGCATCCAATAACGAAGGAATTAGATATTACAGGGCAGATAGGGAATCACTCCTTTGTTGGAGTGCCGATTAGTTATAAAAGCGGAAGATTATTTGGAACGTTATGCGTGCTTGATAGCAGCTCAGCGGTAATTAAAGATGAGGATATACAGACGCTATCTTCCATGGCGATGTTCTTGTCTTACATTATTGAACTGGAAAGAATTATCGATCTTGAAGTGAAGCGGAATGAAATGCTATATCGAGATAAGAAAGAATTTGAATTGAAAGTCCAGAAGTTACGTAATGAAGTACAAATGGCTGATCAGATGACACAACATAAATCAGAATTTCTGGCCATGATTACTCATGAACTTCGTAATTCAATAAATGGAACGATAGGCATGTCCGATCTACTAGAAACAACGGAGCTTTCGGAGCAGCAACAGGAGTATATGGATCTATTGAAGTCAAGCAACAATTCGCTGTTGTCACTTGTAAATAATATTTTAGACTATAGTAAGATTGAAGCTGGCAAAGCTGTATTGGAAGAAGATCCGTTTGATCTTGTTTCTACAGTAGAAGATGCCATTTATACAGTCGCTCCTAGGACGCTCGGCAAGCCCGTAGAAGTTATTCTTGATGTAGCTCCAGACATCCCCACATATCTCCTCGGTGATGCTGAGAAAATACGGCAGATTCTGCTTAATTTTCTGAGTAACGCAGTGAAATTTACGCATGAAGGTGAAATCCTTGTATGTCTGCGTCTTTTGAATTCTTCGGATGAGGATCAGGTGTATATTCAAATTACCATTCAGGATAGCGGTGTAGGTATAGCAGAAGAGAAAATATCTCAGTTGTTTCAGTATTATTACCAGGCTCATGAAAACGACCATATTCATCACTACGGTGGAACAGGGCTTGGTCTTGCGATCGCACAAAATTTAGTGAACATGATGGATGGATCTATTGAAGTAGAGAGTAAGGTTTCTGAGGGGACAAAAATCAGTATTATTCTTGGGTTTAAAGAATATGCCGGTTATGATAATCTACCGTTCTCCTCATCTGTTCTGAAACAGATGAAGATCCTGATTATTGATGATAACGAAACAAGCAGGCAATCCCTGGGTAGACTCTTGAAAAGCTGGGGGATTGAACAGACAGAAGTAGCATCTACAGCGGAAGCGATGATCCACATCCAGTCGGGGTTAACTTATGATTTGCTATTAATGGATATCAGTATAGAAGAATCATCGGATATTAGAGCATACCTCGGTGAGGATGTGCCCATTGGACTTCTAGCCCCCATTGGAACGACATTGAATGCCGAGCAGAAGAAGAAGTATGCATTCTTAACATTTAAACCGTTCCGAAGATTGCAATTATATAATGCGCTGATTGCCTGCCAAACAAAAAAGTTAACAGCAAACCTATAG
- a CDS encoding TetR/AcrR family transcriptional regulator, which yields MNSKNDSRDSILATATRLFHLQGYHATGLNQILKESGAPKGSLYYHFPNGKEQLAIEAVHRMAEFVEADILKSLNKDVSAVTGIQNHILKMVDCFNEIDTLEGIPIGIVAAETSLISEPLRLACQAAFEKWEETYRICLIKEGFELEHATKLSMLINSMIEGAITRCLTNKNGQPLQVVAEYLPILLKK from the coding sequence TTGAATTCAAAGAATGACTCAAGAGATAGTATCCTTGCTACAGCAACACGTCTTTTTCACTTGCAGGGTTATCATGCAACGGGTCTAAATCAGATTCTGAAAGAAAGTGGAGCACCGAAAGGTTCCTTGTACTATCATTTTCCGAATGGAAAGGAACAGCTGGCTATTGAAGCTGTACATAGGATGGCTGAATTTGTAGAAGCGGATATCCTGAAAAGTCTGAATAAAGATGTCAGTGCGGTAACCGGAATTCAGAATCATATTTTAAAAATGGTAGATTGCTTTAACGAGATAGATACACTCGAAGGGATTCCCATCGGTATCGTTGCTGCAGAAACGTCGCTGATTAGTGAACCATTGAGACTCGCTTGTCAGGCAGCTTTTGAAAAGTGGGAAGAAACATATCGCATATGTTTAATAAAAGAGGGATTTGAACTTGAGCATGCTACGAAGCTATCCATGCTCATTAACAGTATGATCGAAGGGGCCATTACGCGTTGTCTTACCAATAAGAATGGACAGCCGCTGCAGGTGGTCGCCGAATATTTACCCATTTTGCTTAAAAAATAG